A single Brassica rapa cultivar Chiifu-401-42 chromosome A04, CAAS_Brap_v3.01, whole genome shotgun sequence DNA region contains:
- the LOC103864492 gene encoding BEL1-like homeodomain protein 4: MGLATTTVPHHRHHHKTLDNSLDSMSQDYHHHQGIFSFSSGFHRPSSSHQEEVEESAVSGAQIPVYETAGMLSEMFTYPGGGNGGSGEILDHSTKQLLEQQNRHNNNNSTLHMLLPNHHHQGYGYPNEQQFTWPSSSDHHQSQGDMIGTVHVEGGKGLSLSLSSSLEAAAAAAKAEEYRSIYCAAVDGTSSSSNASVHHHQFNQLKTLLLDNSSSHQHQVMGHFGSSSSSPMAASSSIGGIYTLRNSKYTKPAQELLEEFCSVGRGHHFKKNKLSRNNSNPNTSGCGGGGGGGGSSSTAGAANDSPPLSPADRIEHQRRKVKLLSMLEEVDRRYNHYCEQMQMVVNSFDQVMGYGAAVPYTTLAQKAMSRHFRCLKDAVAVQLKRSCELLGDKESAGAASSGLTKGETPRLRLLEQSLRQQRAFHHMGMMEQEAWRPQRGLPERSVNILRAWLFEHFLNPYPSDADKHLLARQTGLSRNQVSNWFINARVRLWKPMVEEMYQQEAKEREEEELGENKKEDYQHQRRHQQTNNKDTKPNESNFTLVQTITAQTPTTTMMTSTPHENDRSSLPPSTSVANAPSLGVSGAFTVSTCQQDVSDFHVEDGVIRFGTKQAGDVSLTLGLRHTGNMPDNKNPSFSVRDFGDF; encoded by the exons ATGGGTCTAGCTACTACAACTGTTCCTCACCATCGACATCATCACAAGACTCTTGACAATAGTTTAGATTCTATGTCCCAAGATTATCATCATCACCAAGGAATCTTTTCCTTCTCCAGTGGATTCCACCGACCATCGTCTTCCCATCAGGAAGAAGTTGAGGAATCTGCTGTCTCCGGAGCTCAGATTCCGGTTTATGAAACCGCCGGAATGTTATCTGAAATGTTTACTTACCCCGGCGGTGGCAACGGTGGTTCCGGTGAGATTCTTGATCATTCTACTAAACAGTTGCTAGAGCAACAAAACcgtcacaacaacaacaactcaacTCTACATATGTTACTaccaaatcatcatcatcaaggtTATGGTTATCCCAACGAGCAACAATTCACATGGCCATCTTCCTCCGATCATCATCAGAGTCAAGGAGATATGATCGGGACCGTACACGTGGAAGGTGGAAAAGGtttatctctatctctctcatcGTCATtagaagcagcagcagcagcagctaaAGCAGAAGAGTACAGAAGCATTTATTGTGCAGCCGTTGATGgaacttcttcatcttctaaCGCTTCGGTTCATCATCACCAATTCAATCAACTCAAGACTCTTCTTCTTGATAACTCTTCTTCTCATCAACATCAAGTTATGGGACATTTCGGGTCATCTTCATCGTCTCCCATGGCTGCTTCTTCCTCCATTGGAGGGATCTATACGTTGAGGAACTCCAAGTACACGAAACCAGCACAAGAGTTGTTGGAAGAGTTTTGTAGTGTTGGAAGAGGACATCATTTCAAAAAGAACAAACTTAGTAGAAACAACTCAAACCCTAATACTAGCGGTTGCGGcggcggcggtggtggtggagggTCATCTTCCACGGCGGGAGCAGCCAATGATAGTCCTCCGTTGTCTCCGGCTGATCGGATTGAGCATCAAAGAAGAAAAGTCAAGCTACTATCCATGCTTGAAGAG GTAGACCGACGGTACAACCACTACTGCGAACAAATGCAAATGGTAGTAAACTCATTCGACCAAGTAATGGGTTACGGTGCGGCGGTTCCATACACGACGTTGGCCCAAAAGGCAATGTCTCGACATTTCCGGTGTTTGAAAGATGCGGTAGCGGTTCAACTAAAACGCAGCTGTGAGCTTCTAGGGGACAAAGAGTCAGCGGGGGCTGCGTCTTCAGGGTTAACCAAAGGCGAAACTCCACGGTTGCGCTTGCTAGAGCAGAGTTTGCGTCAGCAACGAGCGTTTCATCATATGGGTATGATGGAGCAAGAGGCATGGAGACCGCAACGTGGTTTGCCTGAACGCTCTGTTAATATCCTTAGAGCTTGGCTTTTCGAGCATTTTCTTAATCC GTACCCAAGCGATGCTGATAAGCACCTCTTGGCTCGGCAGACTGGTTTATCCAGAAATCAG GTGTCGAATTGGTTTATAAATGCTAGGGTTCGTTTGTGGAAACCAATGGTTGAAGAAATGTATCAACAAGAagcaaaagaaagagaagaagaagaattaggagaaaataaaaaagaagattaTCAACATCAAAGAAGACatcaacaaacaaacaacaaagACACGAAACCCAATGAAAGCAACTTCACTCTCGTTCAGACAATAACCGCGCAAACTCCAACAACGACGATGATGACGTCGACTCCTCATGAAAACGACCGTTCATCCCTTCCTCCCTCTACCTCCGTCGCAAACGCACCCTCTCTCGGCGTTTCAGGCGCTTTCACCGTCTCCACGTGTCAGCAAGATGTCAGTGACTTCCACGTCGAGGATGGTGTCATAAGATTCGGGACCAAACAGGCTGGTGACGTGTCACTTACGCTTGGTCTACGCCACACTGGCAATATGCCTGATAATAAGAACCCTTCTTTCTCCGTTAGAGACTTTGGAGATTTTTAG
- the LOC103864493 gene encoding lysM domain receptor-like kinase 4, whose translation MKRPFPTFLLLTFNKPLTFPTRFLYIQLLAFAARSCRIKTMIFFFIILLQCLSLATAQQPYVGTSTTDCSVTDNSTSVFGYSCNGLNRTCLTYVIFRSTPPFSTVTSISSLFSVDPSLLSSLNNAATTFSTDQQVIIPLTCSCSGNYSQSNLTYTIRQGDSYFRVANDTLQGLSTCQALERQNNASSQSLFPGMRILVPLRCACPTAKQVSEDGVNYLASYTVVFGDTVDVISQRFGVETSKTLEANQMSFDDAGVFPFTTLLVPLQNPPSNLNSMTPPPPPPSPPPPPVSPNGKKQKRTWVYVLVGILGGALVLSLIGAAMFCMLKKVSRKKQEPDNLDSFTAKKTSNSYQESDFDPLDGLSGMVVDTLKVYKFHELQSATSDFTSSSSMGGSGYIGKINGDGAMIKKMEGNASQEINLLSKLNHFNIIRLSGFCFHEGDWYLVYEHASNGTLSDWIYAKSSLLSLTQRLQIALDIATGLNYLHNFADPPYVHRDLTSGNIFLDSEFRGKIGNLGLARSTERDGDYVLTKHVEGTRGYLAPEYLEHGLVSTKLDVYAFGVVVLEIVTGKEASELKKEIDGGNDLEEFLVSGSFLPEGLVSFVVRLVMDCLKRDHLNRPSMDEIVLSLSKILTASKSWESSY comes from the coding sequence ATGAAGAGACCATTTCCCACTTTCCTTCTTTTGACATTCAACAAACCGTTGACTTTTCCCACACGTTTCCTTTATATCCAACTATTAGCCTTCGCAGCGAGATCTTGCAGAATCAAAACgatgatcttcttcttcatcatccttCTCCAATGTCTCTCCTTAGCAACCGCTCAACAGCCTTATGTCGGAACATCAACCACCGACTGCTCCGTCACCGATAACTCAACCTCTGTCTTCGGCTACTCTTGCAACGGCCTCAACAGAACCTGCCTCACCTACGTCATTTTCAGGTCAACTCCTCCTTTCTCCACCGTCACCTCCATCTCTTCCCTCTTCTCCGTCGACCCCTCTCTCCTCTCTTCCCTCAACAACGCAGCAACAACCTTCTCCACCGATCAACAAGTCATCATCCCTCTAACTTGCTCCTGCTCAGGCAACTACTCCCAGTCCAATCTCACTTACACAATCCGACAAGGCGACTCGTACTTCCGCGTAGCGAACGACACTCTCCAGGGTCTTTCGACGTGTCAAGCCTTGGAGAGACAGAACAATGCTTCCTCTCAGTCTCTGTTTCCCGGTATGAGGATCCTTGTTCCTCTCCGTTGCGCGTGTCCCACGGCTAAACAAGTTAGTGAAGATGGCGTCAACTATCTCGCCAGCTACACCGTGGTGTTCGGAGACACGGTGGATGTCATCAGCCAGAGATTCGGCGTCGAGACGAGTAAGACTTTAGAAGCTAATCAAATGTCTTTTGACGATGCTGGAGTTTTCCCTTTCACCACTCTTCTTGTTCCATTACAGAACCCTCCTTCAAATCTCAACTCCAtgactcctcctcctccacctccgtctccacctcctcctccggtTTCACCAAATGGTAAGAAACAGAAGAGAACATGGGTTTATGTTCTTGTCGGAATCCTAGGGGGAGCTTTGGTTTTGAGTTTAATTGGAGCAGCGATGTTCTGTATGCTTAAGAAGGTTTCAAGAAAGAAACAAGAACCAGACAATCTCGATAGCTTCACGGCCAAGAAAACATCAAACTCCTATCAAGAATCTGACTTCGATCCGCTAGATGGCTTATCAGGCATGGTGGTTGACACCTTAAAGGTTTACAAGTTCCACGAGCTGCAATCCGCGACGAGCGACTTCACATCTTCCAGTTCTATGGGAGGATCAGGGTACATCGGTAAAATCAACGGCGACGGTGCAATGATCAAGAAGATGGAAGGAAACGCATCGCAAGAGATCAACTTACTCTCGAAGCTAAACCATTTCAACATCATCCGTCTCTCTGGTTTCTGTTTCCACGAAGGAGACTGGTACTTAGTCTATGAACACGCTTCTAACGGAACCTTAAGTGATTGGATCTACGCGAAGTCGTCTCTCTTGAGCTTGACTCAGAGATTGCAAATCGCTTTGGATATAGCAACGGGGCTTAACTATCTACACAACTTCGCAGACCCTCCTTACGTCCACAGGGATTTAACGAGCGGGAACATCTTTCTTGACTCCGAGTTTCGAGGAAAAATTGGTAACTTAGGGTTAGCTAGGTCTACGGAGAGAGATGGAGATTACGTGTTGACCAAGCATGTGGAAGGGACGAGAGGGTATTTAGCTCCTGAGTATTTGGAACATGGGTTGGTGTCGACCAAGCTTGATGTTTATGCTTTTGGTGTTGTGGTCTTGGAGATTGTTACTGGTAAGGAAGCTTCTGAGTTGAAGAAAGAGATCGATGGAGGTAATGATTTGGAGGAGTTTTTGGTTAGTGGAAGCTTCTTGCCTGAAGGGTTAGTGAGTTTTGTGGTGAGATTGGTGATGGATTGTTTGAAGAGAGATCATTTGAATCGTCCATCAATGGATGAGATTGTTttgtctttgtccaagatcTTGACGGCTTCGAAAAGCTGGGAATCGTCTTACTAA
- the LOC103249148 gene encoding E3 ubiquitin-protein ligase RNF185 isoform X1 produces MEKGESTSTSYSDTNGSNEPDHDFECNICFELAQDPIVTLCGHLFCWPCLYRWLHHHSHSQECPVCKALVQDDKLVPLYGRGKNQTDPRTKRYPGMRIPNRPAGQRPETASPPPQQPQNDAASNFFNYGIGLMGGFMPMATTRIGNFSFGVGGLLPSLFNFQFHGFPDAALYGTAPGYPFGGYHNGFRGVPGGNNEPTAPGGGHPSDAALKNILIVVGICVFFFLLL; encoded by the coding sequence ATGGAGAAGGGAGAGTCAACAAGCACCTCTTACTCCGACACCAACGGCTCAAACGAACCAGATCACGACTTCGAATGCAACATCTGCTTCGAGTTAGCTCAAGACCCCATCGTCACTCTCTGCGGCCACCTCTTCTGCTGGCCTTGCTTGTACCGTTGGCTTCACCACCACTCTCACTCCCAAGAATGCCCTGTCTGCAAAGCTCTCGTCCAAGACGACAAGCTCGTCCCTCTCTACGGCCGCGGCAAGAACCAAACTGACCCGAGAACCAAACGCTACCCCGGAATGCGGATTCCGAACCGACCAGCTGGTCAGAGACCCGAGACGgcctctcctcctcctcagcAGCCTCAGAACGACGCGGCGAGTAACTTTTTCAACTACGGGATTGGTTTGATGGGTGGGTTTATGCCCATGGCGACTACCAGGATTGGGAACTTCAGCTTTGGGGTTGGTGGGTTGTTGCCTTCTTTGTTTAACTTTCAGTTCCATGGGTTTCCTGACGCGGCGCTCTATGGCACCGCGCCGGGTTACCCTTTTGGTGGTTACCATAACGGTTTCCGTGGAGTTCCTGGTGGTAACAATGAACCGACGGCGCCTGGTGGAGGGCACCCAAGCGATGCAGCTCTGAAGAATATCCTCATTGTCGTTGGAATCTGCGTGTTCTTCTTCCTTTTATTGTGA
- the LOC103864494 gene encoding calcium uniporter protein 2, mitochondrial: protein MAMRKLLSKRIFNISNQSSQSLTNCRTSSSSVSVRTRIAPEPGDSGISRRFFHNTAVIRPEMMQMPVGESLIEKLREIDGSKDRIRLDGIAPPMRETASLTVEDTKKVLRAAQMEMVKTKLRERGRSWMTYSEFASVCCEASSDPEDGARIATMLDDSANVIVLGGSVCLRPDQVTKSIEGLLPLPKIHNPNDPRRIELKELEAVKAVIDVKAHSLVRRELWAGLGYLILQTAGFMRLTFWELSWDVMEPICFYVTSMYFMAGYAFFLRTSKEPSFEGFYQSRFEAKQRKLMSLDEFDVERYQELKKLFCPKSSDRVSKILGTAGS from the exons ATGGCGATGAGGAAGCTTTTATCGAAGCGTATCTTCAACATCTCGAaccaatcgtcgcagagtctaACGAATTGCCGCACATCTTCCTCGTCGGTATCCGTGCGAACCAGAATCGCCCCGGAGCCCGGAGACTCCGGGATCTCGCGGCGGTTCTTCCACAACACCGCCGTGATTAGGCCGGAGATGATGCAGATGCCGGTGGGAGAGAGCTTGATCGAGAAGCTCCGCGAAATCGACGGTAGCAAGGATCGAATCCGATTAGACGGGATCGCTCCGCCGATGAGGGAGACGGCGAGTTTGACGGTGGAGGATACGAAGAAAGTTCTGAGAGCGGCGCAGATGGAGATGGTGAAGACGAAGCTTAGAGAGAGGGGGAGAAGCTGGATGACGTATTCGGAGTTTGCTAGCGTTTGCTGTGAAGCTTCGTCGGATCCGGAGGACGGAGCTAGAATAGCGACGATGCTTGATGATTCAGCAAACGTCATCGTTTTGGGAGGTTCCGTTTGTCTTAGACCAGATCAG GTTACGAAATCCATTGAAGGCTTGCTTCCTTTGCCAAAGATTCATAACCCAAACGACCCACGAAGGATCGAGTTGAAAGAGCTCGAGGCAGTTAAGGCAGTGATCGATGTGAAAGCGCACTCTTTGGTGCGGAGAGAGCTCTGGGCTGGTCTTGGTTACTTGATACTACAGACCGCAGGGTTCATGAGGCTAACGTTTTGGGAACTCTCGTGGGACGTGATGGAGCCAATCTGTTTCTATGTCACGTCCATGTACTTTATGGCTGGGTACGCTTTCTTCCTCAGGACGTCGAAAGAGCCTTCTTTTGAAGGGTTTTACCAAAGCAGGTTCGAGGCTAAACAGAGGAAACTGATGAGTCTTGATGAGTTTGATGTTGAGAGGTATCAAGAACTGAAGAAGCTGTTTTGCCCTAAGTCTTCAGATCGTGTTTCCAAGATTCTTGGAACTGCCGGGagttaa